The following is a genomic window from Mycobacterium parmense.
GCCGTCGGACTTGTTGACGATCTGCTTCCAGAAGCCGACGATCTCGCCCTGCTTCTCGTCGATGAGCACCTTCTGATACTCGTAGACCCAGTTCTCCAGGCCCTCCATCTCCAGGCCGAGGGCGACGTCGCGGATCTCGTCGACGCCGACGCACATCACATCCTCCTTGGGGCCGATGTTCCATCCGTAAGTGGCGTCGTCGGCGTAGAAATCCGCCAGCGGCCGCCAGTCACCGGCCTTTTCGCAGTCCTTGTTGACCCGCAGCCAGCGGTCGACCCAGGCTTCGAGTTCTTCGCGTGAGTGTGACGCCATTGTCGTTATTCTTCTCTCTCTTGGATGAATAGTGCATGCGTTGGGCACATTTCGACCGCGCGCTCGACTTCATCGCGGGCGTCCTCGGGCGGTTCGGCGTCGACGATCTCGACCTTGCCCCGCTTGGGCACCCGGAAGTAATCGGGCGCCTCCAACTCGCACATGGCATGACCTTGACACAGGTCAAGATCGGCTTCTATCCGAAATCCCATGGGGTGACCTACTTCTGACGTTTGCGGTAGCGCACCTTGGCCGGCCGGGCCAGCTGGACGACCATCTTCGAGTGGTCGTTGTGGTAGCTGTCGGCGGGCTGTGCCATCTCGAATTCGTACTCGCGCAACAGGACAGAGAAGATCGCCTTGATCTGCATCTGCGCGAAGGCCGCGCCCACGCAGCGGTGCCGGCCCGCGCCGAACGGGATCCAGGTCCACCGGTTGACGATGTCGGCCTGCATGGGCTTGTTGTAGCGGTCGGGGTTGAACGCGTCGGGGTCGGGGAAGTCCTCGGGAATCCGGTTCGAGATCGCCGGGGAGGCCGCCACGAAGTCGCCCTTGTGGATCGGGAAGCCCTCCACCTCGAACTCGCCCTGGGCGACCCGCATCAGGATGATCAGCGGCGGGTGCAGGCGCAGGGTCTCCTTGACGACGTTGTCCAGCTTCGGAATCGAGCGCAGCGCGTGGAAACTCACCTCCTGGCCGTCGGCGTAGAGCTCGTCGAGCTCGGCCAGCACCTCGGCGTAGACATCGGTGTGGCGGATCAGCTCGATCAGGGTCCACGCCGAGGTGCCGGAACTGGTGTGGTGCCCCGCGAACATCAGCGAGATGAACATCCCGGTGACCTCGTCGGCGGAAAAGCGCGGGTCGCCCTGCTCGTCCTTGATCGAGACCAGCACGTCGAGCATGTCGCGGTCGGCCTTGTCCTTCGGCGGGTTGGCCAGCCGCTGGTCCATGATCTCCTGCACCAGCGCAACCAGTTTCACGCGCGCCTCATCGCGCAACCGGAAGCTCTCGATCGGCAGGTAGGGGTCGACGTAGCACAGCGGGTCGGTACCCCGCTCCAGCATGTGGTAGTACTCGGCGAACCGGTGGTCGAGCTGCTCGCGGAACTTCAGCCCGATCAGGCAGGCCGTCGACGTGTAAATGGTCAGCTCGGCGAAGAAGTCGAGCAGTTCGATCTCGCCCTCGTCACCCCAGCCGGCGATCATCTTGTTGACTTCGCCCTCGATGGTGGCGGCGTGGCCCTTCATCTGCTCGCCCCGCAGCGCCGAGTTGTGCAGCATCTCCTTGCGCCGCTCGGGACTGGCGTCGAACACCACGCCCTTGCCGAAGATCGGCGTCATGAAGGGGTACGCCTCGGCCTGGTCCAGATCCTCGTCGGCGGAACGGAAGAAGAACTCGTTGGCCTGCGCGCCCGACAGCAGGATGACGTGTTTGTCGACCAGTTGAAACCACCCGACGTCGCCGCATTCCTCGCGCACGCGCCTCATCAAACCGATGGGGTCGGTGCGGAACTCCTCGAGGTGGCCGTGCTCTTCTTCGCCGCCGGAAACCCGCGGCACGATGGCGGTGGTCATTGTGCGCACTCCTCCTCGGCGCGAGTACCCCGCGCCGAATCGACGATTCGCGAAGAAGTCATGACGGCAATCCCTCTTCTCCCAGGGCGAGCTTCTGGCGATCTTTCTTGTCGGCCAACGGGGCCTCGGGCTGCAGCTCCATGTTCGCGATGAAGCCACCGCGCGGGGTCTCGGCGACGAACGTGATGGCGCGCGCCAAATCCGCCGCCCGCAGGAAGTAGTCGTGTCGGGCCTGGCCCCACTTGGCCCAGTCTTCGAGTGCGGGGCCGATCTTCTCGGCCGGCAGGCTCCAGCCCATCGAGGTCTTCGTCGGCCCGGGGTGCACGATCGAGGCGCGCACCCCGGTGCCCTCGAGCTCCATCTGGAAGTTGGTGACCATCGCGACCAGCGCGGCCTTGGCCGCGCCGTAGGCGCCCATGTGCGGCCGCTGACGCAGGGCCACATCGGAGCCGACGAAGATCAGATCGCCGCGCCGCCGCTCCAGCATGCCCGGAAGGACGGTTGAGGCTAACCTGAACGCG
Proteins encoded in this region:
- a CDS encoding SDR family oxidoreductase; translation: MPRFDPLPERRPAIVAGASSGIGEATAIELAAHGFPVALGARRVEKLNDIVGKINAEGGEAVGFHLDVTDPNSVKSFVGQAIEALGDIEVLVAGAGDTYFGKLAEIAGDEFDSQLQIHLVGAFRLASTVLPGMLERRRGDLIFVGSDVALRQRPHMGAYGAAKAALVAMVTNFQMELEGTGVRASIVHPGPTKTSMGWSLPAEKIGPALEDWAKWGQARHDYFLRAADLARAITFVAETPRGGFIANMELQPEAPLADKKDRQKLALGEEGLPS
- a CDS encoding ferredoxin — protein: MGFRIEADLDLCQGHAMCELEAPDYFRVPKRGKVEIVDAEPPEDARDEVERAVEMCPTHALFIQEREE
- a CDS encoding nuclear transport factor 2-like protein, translated to MASHSREELEAWVDRWLRVNKDCEKAGDWRPLADFYADDATYGWNIGPKEDVMCVGVDEIRDVALGLEMEGLENWVYEYQKVLIDEKQGEIVGFWKQIVNKSDGTRDEIYGIGGSWFRLNGDQLIEWQRDFFDFGHVAYMFGKLIESGDLSAGMQKRIERSIAGEKLPGYYPLGQAPVPIW
- a CDS encoding cytochrome P450 → MTTAIVPRVSGGEEEHGHLEEFRTDPIGLMRRVREECGDVGWFQLVDKHVILLSGAQANEFFFRSADEDLDQAEAYPFMTPIFGKGVVFDASPERRKEMLHNSALRGEQMKGHAATIEGEVNKMIAGWGDEGEIELLDFFAELTIYTSTACLIGLKFREQLDHRFAEYYHMLERGTDPLCYVDPYLPIESFRLRDEARVKLVALVQEIMDQRLANPPKDKADRDMLDVLVSIKDEQGDPRFSADEVTGMFISLMFAGHHTSSGTSAWTLIELIRHTDVYAEVLAELDELYADGQEVSFHALRSIPKLDNVVKETLRLHPPLIILMRVAQGEFEVEGFPIHKGDFVAASPAISNRIPEDFPDPDAFNPDRYNKPMQADIVNRWTWIPFGAGRHRCVGAAFAQMQIKAIFSVLLREYEFEMAQPADSYHNDHSKMVVQLARPAKVRYRKRQK